A window of Amycolatopsis australiensis contains these coding sequences:
- a CDS encoding acetoacetate decarboxylase family protein, giving the protein MSPYPPQPWNLVADAHVSVWRVPARDVHPAALSVAGHTTVFTAWIAYREPGQLSYHELLAAVPVRGRRTTCTITQIWVDSEVSLAGGRELWAIPKDLAALRFTDRTYTAATGDDWIATAAFTRRPGAPLALPSRFDVLQHRDGTPVRTPVTAKIRPRLAAADWTINAGGPLGYLAGRRPFVSLALPSTSLRFGV; this is encoded by the coding sequence ATGAGCCCGTACCCGCCACAGCCCTGGAACCTGGTCGCCGACGCCCACGTGTCGGTCTGGCGCGTCCCCGCGCGGGACGTGCACCCGGCCGCCCTGTCCGTCGCCGGGCACACGACCGTGTTCACCGCCTGGATCGCCTACCGCGAGCCCGGCCAGCTCAGCTACCACGAGCTGCTCGCCGCCGTCCCGGTCCGCGGGCGCCGCACCACGTGCACGATCACGCAGATCTGGGTGGACTCCGAAGTCTCCCTGGCCGGCGGCCGCGAGCTGTGGGCCATCCCGAAGGACCTCGCCGCACTCCGGTTCACGGACCGCACGTACACCGCGGCGACCGGAGACGACTGGATCGCCACCGCGGCCTTCACCCGTCGCCCGGGTGCACCGCTCGCGCTCCCGAGCCGGTTCGACGTCCTCCAGCACCGCGACGGCACGCCCGTCCGGACGCCCGTCACCGCGAAGATCCGCCCCCGCCTCGCGGCGGCCGACTGGACGATCAACGCCGGCGGCCCGCTCGGTTACCTGGCCGGACGGCGCCCGTTCGTGAGCCTCGCCCTGCCCTCGACGAGCCTCCGCTTCGGGGTCTGA